In Blautia wexlerae DSM 19850, a single window of DNA contains:
- a CDS encoding FAD-binding protein: MSKTIIIIGAGLAGLSAALQAAENGCNVKLVSSLPSERAQSVMAEGGINAALNTKDENDSPEEHFTDTIKAACGLADPNAVWGMTQAAPELVHWLLKLGVKFNMSGYDDVDLRNFGGQKKKRTAFAQSDTGKQIMTAMIDAVRRKEASGMVERFSHHSFLTLRLCGNICCGCVIRDEYSQETVELPGDAVIVATGGMHGLFGNTTGSLSNTGEVTAELFRLGVPLANGEMIQYHPTTVKCGGKRMLISEAARGEGGRLFAMKDGKQWYFMEEKYPELGNLMPRDITAREIWKVSHESEVFLDMTEISEEIISNKLSGLADDCMTYLHKDIRKEPVSVLPGIHYFMGGILVDEQHRTPIQNLCAAGECCAQYHGANRLGGNSLLGALYGGRVAAKSACEQADVVDLSCATQIDFPPASQISEIKQLNKVMQETMGVIRNENTLLNGIQTVQALTGNLPLLGMAVLKSALARKESRGAHWREDYPKSNDDDYLKTTVARFDGKQIQISFVPVPERR, translated from the coding sequence ATGAGTAAGACAATTATTATTATAGGTGCTGGACTGGCAGGACTTTCAGCGGCTTTGCAGGCAGCGGAAAATGGATGCAATGTAAAACTGGTTTCCTCCCTTCCGTCAGAGCGGGCACAGTCTGTTATGGCGGAGGGCGGTATCAACGCAGCTTTGAATACAAAAGATGAAAACGACAGTCCCGAAGAACATTTTACAGATACAATAAAGGCAGCATGTGGTCTGGCAGATCCAAATGCAGTTTGGGGAATGACACAGGCAGCACCGGAGCTGGTGCACTGGCTGCTAAAACTTGGAGTTAAATTTAACATGAGTGGCTATGATGATGTGGATCTGCGGAATTTTGGCGGGCAGAAAAAGAAACGGACTGCTTTTGCACAGAGCGATACCGGGAAGCAGATCATGACAGCTATGATAGACGCTGTTCGCAGGAAAGAAGCATCTGGTATGGTAGAACGGTTCAGCCATCATTCTTTCCTAACACTTCGTCTGTGTGGCAATATTTGTTGTGGCTGCGTAATCAGGGATGAATACAGTCAGGAGACTGTGGAATTACCGGGGGATGCGGTTATTGTTGCCACCGGTGGTATGCACGGATTGTTTGGAAATACAACGGGTTCGCTGAGCAATACAGGAGAAGTCACCGCAGAATTGTTCCGGCTTGGTGTTCCTCTGGCAAATGGCGAGATGATCCAGTACCATCCGACAACTGTGAAATGTGGTGGAAAACGCATGCTCATCAGCGAGGCGGCCAGAGGGGAAGGTGGCAGGTTGTTTGCCATGAAAGATGGAAAACAATGGTATTTCATGGAGGAAAAATACCCGGAGCTTGGAAATCTGATGCCACGAGATATTACCGCCAGAGAGATATGGAAGGTCAGCCATGAATCAGAGGTATTTCTTGACATGACGGAAATATCGGAGGAGATTATTTCAAATAAGCTATCTGGTCTGGCAGACGATTGTATGACCTATCTGCATAAAGATATACGAAAGGAACCGGTGTCTGTTTTACCGGGAATTCACTATTTTATGGGAGGCATTCTGGTGGATGAGCAGCACAGAACGCCGATTCAGAATCTTTGCGCTGCCGGAGAATGCTGTGCCCAATATCATGGTGCCAACCGTCTTGGTGGAAATTCTCTGTTAGGAGCGTTATACGGAGGACGTGTTGCGGCAAAATCAGCATGCGAACAGGCAGATGTAGTAGATCTATCTTGTGCGACACAGATAGATTTTCCACCAGCGTCTCAAATTTCAGAAATAAAGCAATTAAACAAAGTGATGCAGGAGACTATGGGCGTTATCAGAAATGAGAATACGTTGTTAAATGGGATTCAAACGGTACAAGCGCTGACAGGAAATCTTCCATTGCTTGGCATGGCAGTTCTAAAGAGTGCTCTTGCAAGAAAAGAAAGCCGTGGTGCACACTGGCGGGAGGATTATCCGAAGAGCAATGACGATGATTACCTTAAAACAACGGTAGCCAGATTTGATGGAAAGCAGATACAGATTTCCTTTGTACCTGTTCCAGAAAGGCGGTGA